From Heliomicrobium modesticaldum Ice1, a single genomic window includes:
- a CDS encoding putative amidoligase domain-containing protein, producing MVADQPPHEGDCLFSSIKNPPQAVLNARDRETAIRLLQLNRLPCPDVVEPTPETLFPILGRTYGHHQGEDIRVVEDYASTREQPSDYYVQLLNISEEYRICIIGLEAVAAFKAAPKRIQNLEYPIRTAAFGWSYAPMTASEEMVTLAVRSIYALGLRWGQVDLALNKENRLVVLDVNAGERLQEDWITRYPAAVQRLAFDFQQAPLPDDFTLGCDVEFMLRQTQTMRMLPASFFWPMEGPIGCDNRSLENANKIFPLAEIRPDPSNDPDAIIASLERIMQVGTQACPYRNVQWLAGSMPFAGYQVGGHIHFGILPTLEMIRVLDNYLSLPLLFVEHPHRGRRRHRTRHGQLGAFRVAPHGFQYLTTPSWIVNPATARAVLHWVKIIIKNYRLCLSRPLTSPALQEAFYKAKTDLLYDEVKGILDEIARFDDFTDRRNIILPLFEQILTRQTWDDNSDLRAAWQIAIPDNFYATPALAFLSAPLRSQLGVGRGELLSVRAGAAVAEAQVEPAVDPESMYVQISPETAELLQLPALENQNFSFLRDGVRSVRLGPFLGILGPRTQHGELFFGRQTKIYRRIIRLARNKGICAYVFNVDSIVPGKRSVRGYVSTGSENAQWIPHDFPMPDVIYDRMFADEYAEVHRANAMRERLQYHYKIPFINPPSLFKISGDKLVTHKVLQRSPEIAPFLPETQPLLDASQVLEMLFRHGVVFIKPAAGFRGKDVIKLQFEPDNRICARGRQLDERTTWEETFNPSEKELAAFIKEIPRSNKAIVQQGIPALLYKDRPVETRFYYVKNSKGLWLRSGLVARVAPDNLFPMNGNVEWDLLASRILKASMGVQRREAYKERADALCRKVLALLESEVGPFGELAIDIIPTRNDAPIIVEINAKPDNLLHMIGAFRRRNLCIMRLLGYAKRLAGFGEE from the coding sequence ATGGTTGCTGACCAACCGCCTCATGAAGGCGACTGCCTTTTCTCCTCTATTAAGAATCCACCCCAGGCTGTGCTCAACGCTCGAGACAGGGAAACGGCCATTCGTCTGCTGCAGCTCAACCGGCTCCCCTGCCCGGACGTGGTGGAACCGACGCCGGAGACGCTGTTTCCGATCCTGGGGCGCACCTACGGTCATCATCAGGGGGAAGATATCCGGGTTGTCGAGGATTATGCCTCCACCCGGGAACAGCCAAGTGATTATTATGTCCAGTTGCTGAACATCAGCGAAGAATACAGAATTTGCATCATCGGTCTGGAAGCGGTGGCGGCCTTCAAGGCGGCGCCGAAACGCATCCAGAACCTGGAGTATCCGATCCGCACAGCCGCTTTCGGCTGGTCTTATGCGCCGATGACCGCTTCGGAAGAGATGGTCACCCTGGCGGTTCGTTCCATCTACGCCCTGGGGCTGCGCTGGGGGCAGGTCGATCTGGCGCTGAACAAGGAAAACCGGCTCGTGGTGCTCGATGTCAACGCCGGGGAAAGACTCCAGGAGGACTGGATCACCCGCTACCCCGCAGCCGTACAGCGCCTCGCCTTTGATTTCCAACAAGCGCCGCTGCCGGACGACTTCACCTTGGGCTGTGACGTGGAATTCATGCTCCGGCAGACGCAGACCATGCGCATGCTTCCTGCATCCTTCTTTTGGCCCATGGAGGGGCCCATCGGCTGTGACAACCGGAGCCTGGAAAACGCCAACAAGATCTTCCCTCTGGCGGAGATCCGCCCCGACCCCTCGAATGACCCCGACGCCATCATCGCGTCGCTAGAACGGATCATGCAGGTCGGCACCCAGGCCTGCCCCTACCGGAATGTACAGTGGCTGGCCGGGAGCATGCCTTTTGCCGGCTACCAGGTGGGCGGACATATCCACTTTGGCATCTTGCCCACCCTGGAGATGATCCGGGTCCTTGACAACTACCTGAGTCTCCCCCTCCTCTTTGTGGAACATCCCCACCGTGGACGGAGGCGGCACCGAACGAGACACGGTCAGTTGGGCGCCTTCCGCGTCGCCCCCCATGGTTTTCAATACCTGACGACGCCCAGTTGGATCGTCAATCCCGCTACCGCTCGGGCCGTGCTCCATTGGGTCAAGATCATCATCAAAAACTACCGGCTCTGTCTCTCCCGTCCCCTCACCTCACCTGCTCTGCAAGAGGCTTTCTACAAGGCAAAGACGGATCTGCTTTATGACGAGGTGAAAGGGATCCTCGACGAGATCGCCCGCTTTGATGATTTCACCGACCGCCGAAACATCATCCTCCCGCTGTTTGAACAGATCCTCACCCGCCAAACCTGGGACGACAATTCGGACCTGCGCGCCGCCTGGCAGATCGCCATTCCGGACAACTTTTACGCCACACCGGCGCTGGCTTTTCTGAGCGCTCCCCTCCGCTCCCAGCTGGGTGTCGGCAGGGGAGAACTGCTGTCGGTTCGCGCCGGCGCCGCAGTGGCCGAGGCACAGGTAGAGCCGGCGGTTGATCCGGAGAGCATGTATGTGCAGATCTCCCCGGAAACGGCGGAACTGCTGCAGCTGCCCGCGCTGGAAAATCAAAACTTCAGTTTTTTAAGGGACGGCGTTCGGTCAGTCCGGCTCGGCCCCTTCCTCGGCATCCTTGGCCCCCGCACCCAACACGGCGAATTGTTTTTTGGCAGACAGACGAAGATCTACCGGCGGATCATCCGCTTGGCCCGAAACAAAGGGATCTGCGCCTATGTGTTTAACGTGGACAGCATCGTCCCCGGAAAACGCTCTGTCCGCGGCTACGTATCCACCGGCAGTGAGAATGCGCAGTGGATACCCCATGATTTTCCCATGCCGGACGTGATATACGACCGCATGTTCGCCGACGAATACGCCGAAGTGCACCGCGCCAACGCGATGCGCGAACGTTTGCAGTACCACTATAAAATCCCCTTCATCAACCCGCCGTCGCTGTTCAAGATCTCTGGAGATAAATTGGTCACCCACAAGGTGCTGCAACGTTCTCCTGAGATCGCGCCTTTTCTTCCGGAGACGCAGCCCTTGCTCGACGCCAGCCAGGTCCTGGAGATGCTCTTCCGCCATGGCGTCGTCTTCATCAAGCCGGCTGCCGGCTTCAGGGGAAAAGACGTCATTAAACTGCAATTCGAACCCGACAACCGGATCTGCGCACGGGGGCGACAACTGGACGAACGAACGACCTGGGAAGAGACCTTCAACCCCAGCGAGAAAGAACTGGCCGCCTTTATTAAAGAGATCCCGCGCAGCAACAAGGCCATCGTCCAGCAGGGCATCCCGGCTCTGCTTTACAAAGACCGGCCCGTAGAGACGCGCTTTTACTATGTCAAAAACAGCAAAGGCCTCTGGCTGCGGTCCGGCTTGGTCGCCCGGGTCGCCCCCGACAACCTCTTCCCGATGAACGGCAACGTGGAATGGGACCTCCTGGCCAGCCGCATCCTGAAAGCGTCCATGGGCGTCCAACGGCGGGAGGCCTACAAGGAGCGCGCCGACGCCCTCTGCCGGAAGGTGCTCGCCCTTCTGGAGAGCGAGGTGGGCCCCTTCGGAGAACTGGCCATCGACATCATCCCCACCCGGAACGATGCGCCCATTATCGTAGAGATCAACGCCAAGCCGGACAATTTGTTGCATATGATAGGGGCTTTCCGCCGGCGGAATCTTTGCATAATGCGGCTGTTGGGGTATGCCAAACGGTTGGCGGGATTTGGGGAGGAGTAG
- a CDS encoding peptidylprolyl isomerase translates to MRKMWKTGVAAVAMMALFTTAGCSNEPEQKKAQEPPQQTRPAKPDSPKPSTAERNNKYQAPPAMQIDPKKQYTATIQTNRGTFEIALLAADAPKTVNNFVFLAREGYYDGIRFHRIIKDFMIQTGDPLGNGTGGPGYKFADELPPKLSYGPGVVAMANAGPNTNGSQFFICNGEKAKNLNQMPNYTVFGRVIEGMETVLKISDTPVTAGFGGERSAPTEEIIMEKVIIEEK, encoded by the coding sequence ATGCGAAAAATGTGGAAAACGGGTGTGGCCGCCGTGGCGATGATGGCGCTCTTTACAACCGCCGGATGCTCCAACGAACCAGAACAGAAAAAGGCGCAAGAACCGCCCCAACAGACCCGCCCGGCCAAACCCGACAGCCCCAAGCCGTCCACGGCTGAACGGAACAACAAGTACCAAGCGCCGCCGGCCATGCAGATCGATCCGAAAAAGCAGTACACGGCGACTATACAGACCAATCGGGGCACCTTCGAGATCGCATTGCTGGCCGCTGATGCGCCGAAGACGGTCAACAACTTCGTCTTTCTGGCCCGCGAAGGCTACTACGACGGCATCCGCTTTCACCGGATCATCAAAGACTTCATGATCCAAACGGGCGATCCTCTGGGGAACGGAACCGGCGGGCCCGGATACAAATTCGCCGACGAACTGCCGCCCAAACTCTCCTACGGACCGGGCGTTGTCGCCATGGCCAACGCCGGCCCGAATACGAACGGCAGCCAGTTCTTCATCTGCAACGGAGAAAAAGCGAAAAACCTCAACCAGATGCCCAATTACACCGTCTTCGGCCGGGTCATCGAGGGCATGGAAACGGTGCTCAAGATCTCCGACACGCCGGTGACAGCTGGCTTTGGCGGCGAGAGGAGCGCGCCCACTGAAGAGATCATCATGGAAAAGGTTATCATCGAAGAGAAGTGA
- a CDS encoding DUF4178 domain-containing protein, translating to MSLFDRMRRIFESETNAGKPVLRERTLFDLDVNDIVSLDLEDWVIEGKVTYHSLPGGVMYWLKSGRQRQGLLLERSVPDKAVVITPFAGRTDNVNEVKTEYILDGKHFFLDYHGEGIVDALGLTPVRTGLVMYWQFETDERQIYRIEWQEGRFFHYDGRWIDAFEVSIVAG from the coding sequence GTGAGCCTTTTTGATCGCATGCGTCGGATCTTTGAATCGGAGACCAACGCCGGAAAGCCGGTCCTGCGAGAGCGCACGCTCTTCGACCTCGATGTAAACGATATCGTCTCTCTCGATCTGGAGGATTGGGTGATCGAGGGAAAGGTGACCTATCACAGTCTGCCCGGTGGGGTGATGTACTGGCTGAAGTCGGGACGTCAGCGGCAGGGGTTGCTGCTGGAACGCTCTGTGCCGGACAAGGCGGTGGTCATCACCCCCTTCGCCGGTCGCACAGACAACGTGAATGAGGTGAAGACCGAATATATCCTTGATGGGAAGCATTTCTTCCTCGATTATCATGGAGAGGGGATTGTGGACGCCCTCGGCCTGACGCCGGTCCGCACCGGTTTGGTCATGTACTGGCAGTTCGAGACGGATGAGCGCCAGATCTACCGGATCGAGTGGCAGGAAGGTCGCTTTTTCCATTATGACGGACGCTGGATCGACGCCTTTGAGGTATCGATCGTCGCCGGTTAA
- a CDS encoding PspA/IM30 family protein, translated as MSLFKRLKDLTLSNINALLDKAEDPVKMLDQYLRDMEEDIRDASDAIAKQIAVTKKFEAQYREAEAMVQKRQEDAVKAINAGRDDLARRALEDKKNHETRMNEYKAQFETHSATSEKLKRQLADMRNEFDKLKARRDTLVARANAAKATKQVHDLLGGFDNRSARHGFDRMEEKVASLEAKAEASKELSRGPSASLDDELASLDEGSAVDDELAALKRQLGK; from the coding sequence ATGAGTTTATTCAAACGGCTGAAAGACCTCACGTTGTCCAATATCAATGCCCTTCTCGACAAAGCGGAAGATCCGGTGAAGATGCTCGACCAGTATCTCCGGGACATGGAAGAGGACATTCGAGATGCTTCCGATGCGATCGCCAAGCAGATCGCCGTGACCAAGAAGTTTGAAGCCCAGTACCGGGAAGCGGAGGCGATGGTGCAGAAGCGGCAGGAAGACGCTGTCAAAGCGATCAACGCCGGTCGCGACGACCTGGCCCGTCGGGCGCTGGAAGACAAGAAAAACCATGAAACCCGCATGAATGAGTACAAGGCCCAATTTGAGACCCACTCGGCTACCTCGGAGAAACTGAAGCGGCAGCTGGCCGATATGCGCAACGAGTTCGATAAGCTGAAAGCACGCCGGGATACCCTTGTCGCCCGCGCCAACGCCGCCAAGGCGACCAAGCAGGTCCACGACCTGCTGGGTGGATTTGACAACCGGTCGGCGCGGCACGGCTTCGATCGCATGGAGGAAAAGGTGGCATCTTTGGAAGCCAAGGCTGAGGCGAGCAAGGAACTGTCCCGCGGTCCTTCCGCCAGCTTGGATGATGAACTGGCGTCCTTGGACGAGGGATCGGCTGTCGATGACGAACTGGCGGCGCTGAAGCGCCAACTGGGCAAGTAA
- a CDS encoding LysE family translocator: MVLALPPSPAQLVQALFSGLLLGVTLALPLGPIAVEVLRNSMRYGFWMGLAVGTGAIIADGFYLLIVQFGLVPLLQQPIIRTVFGLASTIILLILGYSLFRPGKQVARAASGSVDTVSEATPSHSSSPIPLRALFSGASGSCSKKQALLNGMILTGLNPFTLTLWIGVGTTAVASWNSTSPFLGLIFIFGILFGQEIWFAAISKLARTRFFQWQMHFLPKIQKAFGLLMIGLALATLYWTLTG, encoded by the coding sequence TTGGTACTTGCACTCCCCCCCTCGCCGGCGCAACTGGTCCAGGCGCTGTTCAGCGGCCTCTTATTAGGCGTCACACTAGCTTTGCCGCTCGGTCCCATCGCCGTCGAAGTGTTGCGCAATTCTATGCGCTATGGCTTTTGGATGGGCTTGGCCGTCGGGACAGGGGCGATCATCGCCGACGGTTTCTACCTCCTGATCGTCCAATTCGGGCTGGTTCCCTTATTGCAACAACCGATCATCCGCACTGTCTTTGGACTGGCCAGCACGATCATCCTGCTGATCCTCGGTTACTCCCTGTTCCGGCCCGGCAAACAGGTGGCCCGCGCCGCTTCCGGTTCTGTCGACACCGTGTCGGAAGCAACACCTTCCCACAGCAGCAGCCCCATTCCCTTAAGAGCGCTCTTCTCCGGCGCCTCCGGCAGCTGTTCTAAAAAGCAAGCCCTTCTAAACGGCATGATCCTCACCGGCTTAAACCCCTTCACCCTCACCCTCTGGATCGGCGTAGGCACGACCGCCGTCGCCAGTTGGAATTCCACTTCGCCCTTTCTCGGCCTTATATTCATCTTTGGTATTCTCTTCGGGCAGGAAATCTGGTTTGCAGCGATCTCCAAGCTGGCTCGGACCCGCTTTTTCCAATGGCAGATGCACTTCCTTCCGAAAATCCAGAAAGCCTTCGGCCTCCTGATGATCGGCCTGGCCTTAGCCACCTTATATTGGACCTTGACCGGCTGA
- a CDS encoding helix-turn-helix domain-containing protein yields MNLPDELTVVQAAKVTGLQRYTLRDAIHRGDLAARQQKVPGGFKYLIPLEALREFARRRGVQSSLLGLEGEQSAPVGKAAAAAVPAPSMTAGAVAASVVKPEGAITGEGAYPDPERRSFVDGMPQDKAAGAQALPVDWREFQESTQELIRLLRDLPREEQRAEGLLENRLEQMLQQIVEVQSDVLGLKKGFHQHLSKVEGRVINLQQSVNGELRTSMERIRQGMNQGLDEFRSGLDAWQHNVDTVFDEMRSTLQEVAASQSDAEMRQAFVHKLSVDNQSTMGEVKKLMVEVSETVGQMVSAQQSSAQTLERRLDDVKASVDGVRRSVDRSTEMIMKWRQKMQMEQSKRGVKGWWNRLWGKSQTPVLSK; encoded by the coding sequence ATGAATCTGCCCGATGAGTTGACGGTTGTTCAAGCCGCCAAAGTGACGGGATTGCAACGGTACACCCTGCGGGATGCGATCCATCGCGGCGATCTGGCCGCGAGGCAGCAGAAAGTCCCGGGAGGGTTCAAGTACCTGATCCCGCTGGAAGCTTTGCGGGAATTTGCGCGGCGTCGCGGGGTCCAGTCCAGCCTTCTCGGGTTGGAAGGAGAACAGTCGGCCCCGGTGGGCAAAGCGGCTGCGGCAGCCGTGCCGGCGCCGTCGATGACGGCGGGAGCGGTTGCCGCTTCGGTGGTCAAGCCGGAGGGGGCGATCACGGGAGAAGGGGCATACCCTGACCCCGAGAGGAGGTCCTTCGTAGACGGCATGCCACAGGACAAGGCGGCAGGGGCGCAGGCCCTACCTGTCGATTGGAGGGAGTTTCAGGAATCCACGCAGGAACTGATCCGGTTGTTGCGCGATCTCCCCCGGGAGGAACAACGCGCCGAAGGGCTTCTGGAAAATCGGCTGGAACAGATGCTTCAGCAGATTGTGGAGGTACAGTCCGATGTCTTGGGCCTGAAGAAGGGCTTTCATCAGCACTTGAGCAAGGTCGAGGGCCGGGTGATCAACCTGCAGCAGAGTGTGAACGGTGAACTGCGGACATCGATGGAGCGCATCCGCCAGGGGATGAATCAAGGACTGGACGAGTTCCGCTCCGGCTTGGATGCCTGGCAGCACAATGTGGATACCGTCTTTGACGAGATGCGATCCACGCTCCAGGAGGTGGCGGCCAGCCAGTCTGACGCGGAGATGCGCCAGGCCTTCGTGCACAAGTTGTCTGTGGACAACCAGTCCACCATGGGCGAGGTGAAGAAGCTGATGGTAGAAGTGAGCGAGACGGTGGGCCAGATGGTCAGCGCTCAGCAAAGCAGCGCCCAGACGCTGGAACGTCGCCTCGATGATGTGAAGGCCTCTGTCGATGGTGTGCGCCGCTCCGTCGATCGTTCGACAGAGATGATCATGAAGTGGCGTCAGAAGATGCAGATGGAGCAGAGCAAGCGCGGCGTCAAGGGCTGGTGGAACCGCCTCTGGGGAAAGTCCCAGACACCGGTGCTGTCCAAGTAG
- a CDS encoding GTP pyrophosphokinase translates to MELSVAELDNMLATYRQMEVELRVKLESLRSPLEAKYGRPVILFIESRTKKAKSLIEKARRYGWPVNGEISKHIKDIAGLRVIVQHLDDIARVVSILKNRRDLRLINEKDFVRSAKPSGYRSHHLIVEYDMYTADGAVSLFAEIQVRTVGQHFWAVLQHSMMYKYGLEVPDHIAENLRLIAEETNKADEKMMVMRQAVSKDLETDQIRAYARHLAGILRRLEAPMAASPVVDPGHHFETMTILELSFQLGRRGMHPQSLRPQELSRCSCCKAPFLLHEEVRVILPRIDHVQSSCDPVRLCNVCYSLVLPVLRWELAPVAENSRQQRELEEAGHLNRKFQQFYGEKIQTPLLTRLQKASVAMGEHLTVCPANLNVGAVTLLKAKLGDGLSVQVASDWDPQKAELENLSFFFKVNYRVVGRLAVTYHYPEIEWDEFHEPELVEPESFGYDELELERIFTQIDGALREMRGALRASAGG, encoded by the coding sequence GTGGAACTATCTGTTGCCGAATTGGATAATATGCTGGCCACGTACCGGCAGATGGAGGTGGAGCTGCGTGTCAAGCTTGAATCGCTCCGGTCGCCCCTGGAAGCGAAATACGGCCGGCCCGTCATCCTCTTCATCGAGAGCCGTACGAAAAAAGCAAAAAGCCTGATTGAAAAAGCGCGCCGCTACGGTTGGCCCGTCAACGGGGAAATCAGCAAGCACATTAAGGACATCGCCGGCTTGCGGGTGATCGTGCAGCACCTTGACGACATCGCGCGGGTGGTGTCGATCCTCAAAAATCGCCGTGACCTGCGCCTGATCAATGAAAAGGACTTTGTCCGCTCTGCAAAGCCGAGCGGTTACCGCAGTCATCACTTGATCGTGGAGTACGATATGTACACGGCTGACGGCGCTGTCTCCCTCTTCGCCGAGATTCAGGTGCGGACAGTGGGCCAGCACTTCTGGGCTGTTTTGCAACACTCCATGATGTATAAATACGGCTTGGAGGTTCCCGATCACATCGCCGAAAACCTGCGGCTGATCGCCGAAGAGACGAACAAGGCCGATGAGAAGATGATGGTCATGCGCCAGGCTGTTTCGAAGGATCTGGAGACAGACCAGATCCGTGCCTATGCGCGTCATTTGGCCGGTATCCTGCGACGCCTGGAAGCCCCCATGGCCGCAAGCCCCGTCGTCGACCCGGGTCATCACTTTGAGACGATGACCATCCTCGAATTGAGTTTTCAGTTGGGGCGCCGCGGGATGCATCCCCAGAGCCTGCGCCCGCAGGAACTGTCCCGCTGTTCCTGTTGCAAGGCGCCCTTCCTGCTTCATGAAGAGGTGCGGGTCATCCTGCCCCGCATCGATCATGTCCAGTCGAGCTGCGATCCTGTCCGGTTATGCAACGTCTGCTACTCGCTGGTGCTGCCCGTCCTGCGCTGGGAGCTGGCGCCGGTGGCAGAGAACAGCCGCCAGCAGCGAGAACTAGAGGAGGCAGGCCATCTCAACCGGAAGTTTCAACAGTTTTACGGGGAAAAAATTCAGACGCCCCTGTTGACCAGGTTGCAGAAAGCGTCCGTTGCGATGGGTGAACACCTGACGGTCTGTCCGGCAAACCTGAATGTGGGCGCCGTCACCCTGCTGAAGGCTAAACTGGGCGACGGGCTGAGCGTTCAGGTGGCTTCTGATTGGGACCCCCAAAAGGCGGAACTGGAAAACCTCTCTTTCTTCTTCAAGGTCAATTATCGGGTTGTGGGACGATTGGCCGTCACCTATCACTACCCGGAGATCGAGTGGGACGAATTCCACGAACCGGAACTGGTAGAACCGGAATCCTTTGGCTATGATGAGCTTGAATTGGAACGGATTTTCACACAGATCGACGGCGCGCTCCGTGAAATGCGCGGGGCGCTGCGGGCTAGCGCAGGCGGGTAA
- a CDS encoding ribonuclease H-like YkuK family protein: MLFRGQQGLLPLEQVIQALHHFSGEYPDARMFLWIGTDSQSHGNTTRVVTSITGYRERKGARSYQYAQVLNRRLPLGEKLDYETHMSIEVIGKLRQALKSHLLCWELELHIDGGENGLSRLHLPRVVGWAESLAPIYQYTVRTKPFAVGATRVADRYSK, encoded by the coding sequence ATGTTGTTTCGTGGACAACAAGGGCTCCTTCCCCTCGAACAGGTGATACAGGCTCTTCACCACTTCTCCGGAGAATACCCGGACGCGCGCATGTTCCTCTGGATCGGCACAGACAGCCAGTCTCACGGCAACACCACCCGCGTCGTCACGTCGATCACAGGCTACCGAGAACGCAAAGGCGCCCGCTCCTATCAATATGCACAAGTGCTCAACCGCCGTCTTCCCCTCGGTGAGAAGCTGGACTATGAAACCCACATGTCCATCGAGGTGATCGGGAAACTGCGACAAGCCCTCAAGAGCCACCTGCTCTGTTGGGAACTGGAGCTACATATCGATGGCGGCGAAAACGGGCTCAGCCGCCTGCACCTGCCTCGTGTAGTCGGCTGGGCGGAGAGCCTCGCCCCGATCTATCAGTACACCGTGCGAACCAAACCCTTTGCTGTCGGCGCCACTCGCGTCGCTGATCGCTATTCGAAGTGA
- a CDS encoding GerD family protein, which translates to MQRLLWLLIIAFLLTTGIASCSPQRRPAETQSPQQGQGQQSKEKPDYQDMKTMMIDIIKTDEYQQRLARMIRDPEFQAMVLSQDPKFQKTLQEMLRDAKFQENLALVMKEKEIRKSIKETVKESMDDPEIKKKIQAAAKSQEGSKGGDKEAGQGGGGSSGE; encoded by the coding sequence ATGCAGCGATTACTCTGGTTACTGATCATCGCCTTTTTGCTCACCACCGGGATCGCCTCTTGTTCCCCCCAGCGCCGCCCGGCGGAAACACAGTCGCCGCAGCAGGGGCAGGGGCAACAAAGCAAGGAGAAGCCCGATTATCAGGATATGAAGACGATGATGATCGACATCATCAAGACCGATGAATACCAGCAAAGGCTGGCCCGTATGATCCGCGACCCGGAATTTCAGGCCATGGTGCTCTCCCAGGATCCGAAGTTCCAGAAGACGCTTCAGGAGATGCTCCGCGACGCCAAGTTTCAAGAGAACCTGGCCCTGGTCATGAAGGAAAAAGAGATCCGCAAGTCCATCAAGGAAACCGTCAAAGAAAGCATGGACGATCCGGAGATCAAGAAAAAGATCCAGGCAGCAGCCAAAAGCCAAGAGGGCAGCAAAGGCGGCGACAAGGAGGCCGGCCAGGGCGGCGGCGGGAGCAGCGGAGAGTAA
- the ytxC gene encoding putative sporulation protein YtxC — translation MSAILSIGASRNLDGLNHRFMQEIRALAGEGWRLSMRQERSNGVHQLTLFLEDHPEGESLDEMTLILRQFGARVLMDWILEVWEGELIQKRLRAEYPHFHDRERRQIGDKAAHILKRKEEVSKEYIMYRISHDQRILERLVEVLVDYGRIHVDGFLRFRFQDYLQAVDDAVDSAVDEYTMEKEYNEFIHLLRYFLDIQESRLEVVHVYLCPGGFRLLDEGGNPVNNEVVDGISRDYLEHDEISFEDLLISALVTVAPVQVVLHSREEKPVSETLNTIRAVFGDRLHRCPGCERCQPYTSVMAPKKMQP, via the coding sequence TTGTCAGCCATTTTATCCATCGGGGCGAGCCGCAACCTGGACGGCCTGAATCACCGATTCATGCAGGAGATTCGAGCGCTGGCGGGGGAAGGTTGGCGGCTCAGCATGCGGCAGGAACGGTCGAATGGGGTTCACCAACTGACCCTTTTTTTAGAGGATCACCCTGAAGGGGAATCGCTCGATGAGATGACCTTGATCCTGCGACAGTTCGGTGCTAGGGTGCTGATGGATTGGATCTTGGAGGTTTGGGAAGGGGAGCTGATTCAGAAACGACTGCGCGCCGAATACCCGCATTTTCATGACCGGGAACGCAGGCAGATCGGTGACAAAGCCGCCCATATCCTGAAGCGCAAGGAAGAAGTATCGAAGGAATACATCATGTACCGCATCAGTCACGACCAGCGCATCCTGGAACGGCTGGTAGAGGTGCTGGTCGATTATGGTCGGATTCATGTGGACGGATTTCTTCGCTTTCGATTTCAGGACTATCTCCAGGCGGTCGATGATGCTGTCGACAGCGCCGTTGACGAATATACGATGGAGAAGGAATACAACGAGTTTATTCACCTGCTGCGCTATTTTTTGGATATCCAAGAGTCGCGCCTTGAAGTCGTCCATGTCTATCTCTGTCCCGGGGGGTTCCGACTGCTTGACGAAGGGGGAAATCCCGTCAACAACGAGGTGGTCGACGGAATCAGCCGTGACTATCTGGAACATGATGAGATCAGCTTTGAGGACCTGTTGATCAGCGCGCTGGTGACAGTGGCGCCGGTGCAGGTGGTCCTGCATTCTCGGGAGGAAAAGCCAGTCAGCGAGACCTTGAACACCATCCGGGCTGTCTTCGGCGATC